A window from Cryptomeria japonica chromosome 1, Sugi_1.0, whole genome shotgun sequence encodes these proteins:
- the LOC131073499 gene encoding uncharacterized protein LOC131073499, with amino-acid sequence MRPLDEQETTAVFEKLYKFVGNNLKHIVERPSSEGPDGKAGLYCFRLQKNRVYYVSEALVKRATNIARDNLVSLGTCIGKFTKGGKFQLTIQCLDLLAAHAKYKIWLKPTAEMNFLYGNHVTKSGLGRITENTAQNEGVVIFNMSDIPLGFGVAAKSTQDCRKLDPNGIVAYHQADIGEYLRMEDEL; translated from the coding sequence ATGAGGCCCTTGGATGAGCAGGAAACAACTGCAGTTTTTGAGAAACTTTACAAATTTGTAGGGAACAATCTAAAGCATATCGTAGAAAGGCCTTCTAGTGAAGGTCCTGATGGGAAAGCTGGACTATACTGTTTCCGCCTGCAGAAAAATCGTGTCTACTATGTGAGCGAGGCCCTTGTTAAGAGAGCTACCAACATTGCAAGAGATAATCTTGTGAGCCTTGGCACCTGCATTGGAAAATTTACAAAGGGTGGTAAATTCCAGCTCACCATTCAATGCCTTGATCTTCTTGCAGCCCATGCCAAGTACAAAATATGGCTCAAGCCCACTGCAGAAATGAATTTTCTCTATGGTAATCATGTTACGAAGAGTGGATTGGGAAGGATTACTGAGAATACTGCTCAGAATGAGGGTGTCGTTATTTTTAACATGTCTGATATTCCATTGGGGTTTGGAGTAGCTGCCAAATCTACACAGGATTGTAGGAAGCTTGACCCCAATGGAATTGTAGCTTACCACCAGGCTGATATTGGTGAATATTTGCGCATGGAAGATGAGCTCTAA